Sequence from the Helianthus annuus cultivar XRQ/B chromosome 13, HanXRQr2.0-SUNRISE, whole genome shotgun sequence genome:
ATGTTAAGAAATGTGTATTTGAAGCAACAAATGTTATTTCGGCTTCTTCTTTTGAGTGGTGCAATTGGGTCCCCAAGAAGGTGGTAGTAGTTGCGTGGCGAGCTTTTCTTGATCGCCTCCCAACGGTTGATCCATTGTCTCGGCGAAACATACACGTTGGTCCACAATTGTGTAGCATTTGTGAGACTAATATGGAGTCGGTTGACCATTTATTTACGGGTTGTCCGGTATTTATGGAGGTGTGGCAATTGGTGTTTTCTTGGTGTCAAGTGCCGCATTTCTTCGCGTTCCATGTTCGGGATTTGCTTTGTTTACACTTGACTGCTAAGAGTAGTACTCGTGCTAAAAAATCGTTCTATGGGGTTATTTTAACGGCATTTTGGAGTATTTGGAAAGCTAGGAATGATCACATTTTCAATCAAAAGGAGGTGTCGGTCAGGAGAATCATGGAAGAGATAAAGGTCATCAGCTATTTGTGGATTACTAAACGCGGTAGGATGACGGACATGACTTGGGATTCTTGGGGTAGATTTGATTCATTAAAGATGGGATAGGTTTCGGGGCTTGGTTTTTATTTTTGGTTGGatgtgttttttgtttttttcggTTATTGTTTTTTCGGATTTGATCCCCGGATTGTTGGTGGCTagcttcttttttttttgaagggtGACTTTCTATGTACAGGACCTATAGGTCACCGGGTTCTTGTCAAAGACAATCCCCTGTCAGTCCCGTGTTACGGACGCGATGTTCTATCGGGCCCCGGCCGCGTACGGAAACTGACCTTCGCCCGGAAACCATACTGCCCCACACGGGTAAAACCGCTGGGGTAACAGCTGGGTGAAAACCGGGTTGCCCTCCGGATCGAACCATGCCTCGGTAGGAACGATACATCATAGAGACGTCCCCCCTCAATATCCATCATAGCTTCTTGCTAGCGTTATAATTAAAGTTTGTTTGCTGTTCAGAAAAAAATCTTCCCAAAAAAGATTCATtataaatcaaaaactaaaatTAGAAGTTAGCTTTTGATTATCTTAGGAAAATTGATAAGTTATTGTTCCTTGGAGATTTTCCTTTTCTAGATTAATTGAAGGAACTGCTTTTAAGGATAATCCCACAACAAATTGTCATTGTTTAATGTTAAATTGTTTCCTTTTTCAGAAAAATCCTAAATAATCGGCCATATTAAGGTTTGGTAGAAGCAAAGCAAATGAAGTTTGTCCCAAAGTATATCAACCTATTGGAATGTTGCAAACAAAACATCCATCATTGGATTATTATTAAGTGCCAATGTGAGATGTTAATTTCTTTACGTATTCAATTCTGCGTGAAATGAACTTGTACATATAATTAtatactccctccgtcccattaaaagtgtcctattttgaattttcaaagtctttatttataaactttgaccttaaataattttgtttgtgttagataatacttgatgaaagttatatgatttgagtgtgatttacaagtgtttttatcgggttaattttcatcaagttttatataacacaaaaatatataattaaagtcaaagtttataaataaagactttgaaaatttaaaatagGACACTTTTAGTGGGACGGAGGTAGTATAATCTACTGTATTGTCCTAATACTTTTTTTTTTAGAAGCATGTTTATTCATACGTGTATGTATTGTATTGTATAGTTGTACATACGTATGCACATATATATCTTAGTGAGCAAACGTAAGATGGAAGCAAACGTGTGAAAGAAACAAACTTTCCAACTGTTTCTTGTTGGCCTAGCTATAAATACACATGACGGCTGCCAAGTGTATGCTTTCTTAattaatcttcttgaaatctttTTGCATGTTCAGTTCCATTTCAAAGAAGATGAGTTCCATCAGACTCAAATTTCCCTTTAAATTAAAGTTAACAGGTAAATTCCCATGTTTCCCATCATCATTAACCTTTTTAGGTGCTTCTCATGTTTATATGCACATGGATTATACATATCTCAACATATTCTTATTCTTAGTTTTCtaaatttctttttctttgttaCTAATTTCAGGTAAACACAAGAAACAATCCACAAGTAGGTTAGTCAGTGAAACAAATGTTAGCAAAGAGTATCTAGATGTATTTAGGACCAAATCTTACATAGATATTTGCCACAAAGTTCAAAGCCACATAGGCTTGGACAATGAATCATCTTCATCGTGTGATCGTTACATTCGCCAGTTTGATATCCTATGCGAACCCGAAAAAGAAACCATGGCTAACTTAGCCAAGACCTTTGACATGCACTGTTTGATCCTTGATTTTTTAAATGCTGGATTAGAATCATGGAAGATATGTGAAAAACTTCTTGGATCTGTCCATCAAGCAAAATCCAATTATCATAGAATCAAAAGGGTCATCAAGGTAGCCGAAAGGGTCCCAAAAGATGATCAACATGTTGAAGTATATAAAGAGTTAGCCTTGTATTCATCGTTGGCGAACCCCCTATCGGATTTCAGTCCAGAGAAGTTCCCCAAAATGCACCACCATCTTAATCCGTTGCTAAAGAGGTTAACCACTCATCGCACAAGGATAAAAAGAAAGCGAAAACTTATCATATGTTTGAAAAAGGGTGTTGGTTGTGCACTTGTAGCTTCTTATAGCGTGTTAGTTCTTGCACTTCTAGTTCTTGCACTTCATGGGTTGGTTGGGATTGTAACATCTTCAGGATTGTTCGCTTGTTCATTAGGTTTAACCAACAAGGCAAAGATGACCCATAAAGGTCTAAATACGGGTGAGCTTAAACGAGTTAGTGTGTTACTAGATGTGGCTGCTAAAGGGATTTACACATTGATAAAAGACTTTGATACAATTGGTTCACTAGCCGGAAGATTACACAATGAAGTTGAATTCGGGAGGGCAGTAGCTCGTAATTGTGTTGGAAATCTAAAGTCCGACACGTTAGAGGAAGTGATGAAGGAGTTTAGGGTTCACGAGAGTCGCTTCATGGAGCAGATGGAAGAATTGAAGGATCATGTATACTTGTGTTTGCTCAATGTTAATAGATCAAGAAGGGCCCTTGTGGAAGAGATGGTGCCTTGTACTTAGTTACAAAGGTGTTTAAAGATCTTTAAGATGCATGGTGTTGTTGATGATCATAATATGTTCTGTCTCTATACATACAATAAAAAGCTTTAGTTGATTGTGAAGCTATAGCTCTTTTTTGGTTAGTAAGACATTGATTTTGAAATTTGGTGGACCTTTAAAATTAATTAGTATAATATCCAATATttacgttaaatttttttttttatcattcacATGTAACTGTCATTAATAAGTTGATTACATATGTATAAAAGAAAACGTAAATATCAGTTAAATAAGAACTAtttgtttcattttttttaacttaaattacttcatttttcattaaaaattATTGGGTCAATCGAAAAAATTAATGTGAAAAGTCGACGTAAAGTTTTTGGTCTATAAGGAGATATTGTGTAAGCATATCACTATAAAGTTTGCTCTTTTACATGAAAATTGTGTGGATGTATTCAGAACTCCAATCCAAATGGTAAACATGCTATTTGTAGAATGCGTATTACATTTCAATTTTGACTTCATTAATCGTCCTCTGAAGTTGATCATTGACCTGAATGAGCAAAAAAGAGTAAACGACGTCTAAAATCAATTAAACTGGTAAATAACGTAAACAAATAATTGTGATTATTATTcgaattaaaaatatattttacatttttatatATAGTCAAAAACAGTTCTATTttgaacattttttttatttttctcataGATATAAGATGATAATGAAATGTAATAACTTCTGAAAATAAATGATACTAGATTTTTAATAACTTTTagtaatcacgcacgttgtttgTCGAGCCCACATACAACAAACACGAAACTGTAATTTGATGACTCGGAAGCGATAATGACAAACGAATTGTATAGAAAAACTAACTTAAATGGTTTATGATGGTGTATTACTATTTTTCCACGATCATACTCCTGTCACGTAGCATGGTGGGggtgaaacttttttttttctttcgttttaATTGGTATTATCAGAATCGGTATCATTAGTTATTTTTATTGTTTGTTGAGTCAAGTTGATAACGACCAAAGTCACGTTGCGTATCACGGGAATCAAGCACCCGTAGCGTAGTGCGGGAGAAAAAAACTAGTTAATAAAAATTGGCGTCAACTATAAGCTTCCATATTTCTAACTTAGTAAATGACCTTCCATTAACTCGCGCATATTCGGCTATAGATTCTTCAACAACTTGATCGTTTCCCAAATTTATCATCCGTCTACGATAGATTTTGTGAAATCTTTCAAGCATTGTTGATATACTCGTCATCTTTGAAAATATTTGATCCCTGGTACGCTCAGTTGTAAAACTTAGTTCCTCGTCAAATCTATCCTTAATGCGATTCCAAAAATTAGGACCGAATCCATCTCTTGTACCATCTTTGTTTAAGTCTTCGGCCTTAACGTGTATAAAAGCAAACTCAAGGCGTACTCCTTGTCTTCGTTCCAAACGGGAACACTTGGAGGCATTTCGGAAGTATGGTGAAGTGAAACATTCGCGAGACGAGAGCCTTCTTTGCGTTTTACGTATGTGTTTTTTTTCGTTTTTCTAAGTTGTGATAAATCAAATACACCCACTAGCTAATTATACTAAGAAGTAACATGTATTGGTAAAATGGTGAATTTGTGGGCAAAAGGACTGCTAGTAACGGCTATATAGCCATTACCGACGACTCTTTTATTAGAATCTTGACCGGTTAACtactaaaaaaagtaaaaaaaaaacggttagactataaaaaaaaaatttatgagTTGATTTAAATAGACCTAAAAAAAAAAGACTGCATCCAGAGGAAACATAATGACACTCTTCAAATTACGTTTCTCTACATTGATTACTTGCAATACATCaccagaaagaaaaaaaaaacttgaatgGGATACATCACCAACAAAAAGCTCGCATTCTGCGTAGTGGTGCACAAGAAAACTGGTTACTAACCAGATCCGTAACTGGTAACATTGAAACCCGTTTAGGGTATAAGCTAACCGTAGGTTTGGAATCACTTTACATATTTTTTATAgtctaaaaccggttttttttgaactttttttAGTGGTTAACAATCAAGATTTTAATAAAAGAGTCGTTGGTAATCGCTATACAGCCGTTACTAGCCATCTTTTTGCCCACAAATTCACCAATTTACCAGGGTCCTATAATTTTGGGGGCCCAAAGCAAATTAAAAATTCGAGGTcctttctaatttttttaagatCGTAATTTCGGTTTGTATCTGATATGAAATATATTAGGAAGAAACTTATAAAGCACTTAACCATTATATAAACTAAATGATTTCCCTAATCAAATAGTGTTGGGATCTGATACATAAATCAAATCTAAGTTGATCAAAAGAGTTTAACCTAAAAATAACAACTTACATTATGTGTGAAAGAAATTAAAACATGCTACTTACTTTAAGTATTCTATTGTTATTAGTTAGAAacgattttttaaataaaattttacaTGGACGTATCATGTTAAAAATTGTATGGACAAAATATTTTAGCTTATTAAATTAAGAGAGGTGATTAAAAAAATGCATTTATAACCCTTTATTAAAAGAGTGAGTGAGGTGATTAATAATTTTGAAAATAGGTAGCAGGTGGGATTCGAACCCAACTCTCTACAAAAAGCAAATCTTGTTTTTACCACCAAACTACACTTGTATTAATGTTAAATTATATCACCgtaaatataatattatttttgtataaatatagatttttttttattttggagGCCCTATGTTTTCGGAGGCCTTAAGCCGTCGCCTAGCCCAATTACACTAACGGGCCGGCCCTGCATTTTACCATTACATGTTACTTCTTAATATAATTAGCTAGTGGATGTATTTGGTTTATCACAACTTAGAAAAACGAAAAAAACACTTACGTAAGACGCAAAGAAGGCTCTCGTCTCGCAAACCTTTCACTTCACCATACTTCTGAAATGCCTCCAAGTGTTCTCGTTTTGGTCTCTTCAAATACAAATGTGAGCAAAGTAATTCTGGGCAAAATTAGAGATGGTAAAAGGGTTAGATTCTAGCTTGACTTATGGTTGCTAGATTCTCTTCTTAAAAACGTTTTTCCAAGCCTTTTTGGTTTAGAAAAAAACAAGGTGATTTGGTGGGAGACAGGGTCATCAATAGAGATGGTAACCGAACTTTCAAATGGGAATGGAGATGTGAATCTGTGAATGATAGCCAACAGATTAACCTGGAAGATATTAAAAACAAAATCAATGCCTACAGTTTTGGAAATGGTTTGGATACATGGTTTTGGAACGGGGATAACAAGGGGATTTTTTCGGTTGCTTCGATGAAGAAAATGCTCattcaggtggaagctcagaactATAATAACATCATTGAGTGGAACAGTTGGATCCCACAAAAAATCAATATTTTTGGCTGGAAACTTCTTCAAGACCGCCTCCCAACCAAGGACAACCTAGCCAAAAGAAACATACAAACGGACTCGAACACATGTTATCTATGCAACTCGGAGAATAAGACGGCAAATCATCTTTTCACCTCTTGTTTCGCAGCAGCTATCATTTGGCAAAATATTAGTGGGTGTTGCAAAATCCCGCCAATTTATGCCTTCTCGGTACATGATCTATTTGAGGTGCACATATATGTCGACGGCAATGATAAAAGAAAGAGACTTATTCAATCCATCATTCAAACCGCGTGCTGGATCATATGGTTCGCTCGGAACAAAGTTTGCTTTGAAAATGAATCGGTGAAGATCAAGAAGATTATTGGAGATATTAAATCGCTAAGCGTTTTGTAGATCAATAATCGCGCCAAATCGGTATCGGTTGATTGGCCGAATTGGAAAGTTTTTAATGTGTAATTTGTCGTTTTCTTTCCTGTTGTTGTTTTATCTCTTTGGCCTTGTCTAGCTTGTTGCTAGTTGGGTGCCTTTCTAATGAAAATGCGGTTCGAAAAAAATGTAAGAAAATAACAAATAAAGGGAACAAACACACCCAACACTTAACATGTTAAATCAATAAAATATATAGGATTATGAGATTACCTAAAAGTTGAGTCACTAAATTGGGACAAAAGAACGTTTGAGTGACTTAATTAGAACGATTTGAAAAGGTCTTAATCAAGACACACCCCAAAATCTTAATTTCACAGCCTGTATATGGGTCGTATAACGTTATACGGTTCATATAGAATAATCTGACATGACAAATATTGgaccgtataatgttatacgactcGTATAGATGAAGAAAATATTAGGTTGTATAAcattatacgggtcgtataacattatatgaggtttgggtcgtataacattatatgggTCGTATTACATTTTATACaggtcgtataatgttatacggctcATATACACaaagacaaaaaaaaacattctctgaCTTTTTTTGCAACAATAAGTTATACGGCCTGTATAACTCTATACGGACAGTATACATGTAGGGGtgtgaaaataaaattttagggTTGTGGAAATAGTATGAGACTTTGAAAATTTTGTTACAATTCTATGAAGTTTCCCTAGAAATAAATACTAACATGTTGACATAACACCGAAACTTCTTAGCCCAACAAGTAATAACCACTTCGCGTATTTTAGTTTTTAGGTAAGTTTTATATAGGAAGACCATTAGCCTTTAGATCATATTGAGTCATTTGTGACATCTTAGGCAAGTCTGGCTTCACTACATGGGAGATACTAATCGAATGCTCAACCTCAAAACACCATTAAAACATTTTGAGTGCATTAGTTAAGGATGAGATAAGATTTTCCATAGTTATGCTTATTTGGATGGGGAAATTTTACAATAGTTTTAGGAAATCGCCATGGTAAATTCATAATACTAATATACTACATGTATTTAGAGATGCACAAAAAACTGGAACCGGGAAAAAACCGGACCCGGGTATTAAAAAACCGATTTTTTCATACCCGGAACCGTACCCGACACTACCCACCGGGTACGCATAGGGTATAGATTTCTATGTAAAAAACCATACCcgattttttttccttttattgtttttttttttttt
This genomic interval carries:
- the LOC110899012 gene encoding UPF0496 protein At1g20180 yields the protein MESVDHLFTGCPVFMEVWQLVFSWCQVPHFFAFHVRDLLCLHLTAKSSTRAKKSFYGVILTAFWSIWKARNDHIFNQKEVSVRRIMEEIKVISYLWITKRGRMTDMTWDSWGKHKKQSTSRLVSETNVSKEYLDVFRTKSYIDICHKVQSHIGLDNESSSSCDRYIRQFDILCEPEKETMANLAKTFDMHCLILDFLNAGLESWKICEKLLGSVHQAKSNYHRIKRVIKVAERVPKDDQHVEVYKELALYSSLANPLSDFSPEKFPKMHHHLNPLLKRLTTHRTRIKRKRKLIICLKKGVGCALVASYSVLVLALLVLALHGLVGIVTSSGLFACSLGLTNKAKMTHKGLNTGELKRVSVLLDVAAKGIYTLIKDFDTIGSLAGRLHNEVEFGRAVARNCVGNLKSDTLEEVMKEFRVHESRFMEQMEELKDHVYLCLLNVNRSRRALVEEMVPCT